In one window of Porites lutea chromosome 8, jaPorLute2.1, whole genome shotgun sequence DNA:
- the LOC140946155 gene encoding uncharacterized protein, which yields MATYPFKMSICLIASFAILFLACTTTGNKNNQPSNNMAPSVYYAGIPGMHGKPGSPGIPGRDGRDGREGAKGDQGIPGKTGPQGPPGPSGNPGVNGKDGTKGARGAQGPPGQKGERGESGLSGTPGNPGLMAFKNWKECVWSNINDGKDNGLIKDCVFMKNFSDTSLHVYWTGTLRVHGCSGCCKRWYFTFNGAECSAPLPIDGVVYINDKARDPHRVRHIEGYCNNIHKGKVRVGFWVGKCNGYSGNVDAYTGWNSVSRIFIEEVPKAQA from the exons ATGGCAACTTACCCGTTTAAGATGTCGATTTGTCTGATAGCGTCGTTTGCCATATTATTCTTGGCTTGTACTACAACTGGCAATAAAAACAATCAGCCATCAAACAACATG GCCCCATCAGTCTACTATGCCGGTATTCCCGGCATGCATGGCAAACCTGGTTCGCCTGGGATACCAGGCCGCGACGGACGAGATGGCCGTGAGGGAGCTAAAGGTGACCAAGGTATCCCAGGGAAGACTGGACCCCAGGGGCCTCCAGGACCTAGCGGAAACCCTGGTGTTAATGGAAAGGATGGCACTAAAGGAGCACGCGGAGCCCAAGGACCCCCAGGACAAAAGGGGGAACGCGGGGAGAGTGGATTGAGTGGAACCCCTGGGAACCCAGGTCTGATGGCTTTTAAGAACTGGAAGGAATGCGTTTGGAGTAACATTAATGATGGCAAAGATAACGGGCTGATCAAG GATTGTGTGTTCATGAAAAACTTCTCTGACACATCTCTTCATGTATACTGGACTGGTACTCTTAGAGTCCATGGGTGCTCAGGCTGCTGCAAACGCTGGTACTTTACTTTTAACGGTGCAGAATGTTCAGCTCCTCTACCCATTGATGGTGTTGTGTACATTAATGACAAAGCTAGAGATCCTCATCGTGTCCGCCATATTGAGGGCTACTGTAACAACATCCACAAGGGAAAGGTGCGCGTGGGATTCTGGGTTGGTAAATGCAATGGGTACAGTGGAAACGTTGACGCCTACACAGGATGGAATTCTGTGTCGCGAATCTTCATTGAGGAGGTTCCCAAAGCACAAGCTTAG
- the LOC140946213 gene encoding uncharacterized protein, giving the protein MLFILLQEIIETPIKMATSQFKASLILVAFFGILFLACATSGNKTKQSSCNMASPVYYAGIPGMHGKPGSPGLPGRDGRDGRDGAKGDQGIPGKTGPQGPPGPSGKPGANGNDGAKGERGAQGPPGQKGERGESGLSGTPGNPGLMAFKNWKECVWKNIEDDKDQGLIKECVFSKNFSDTALHVYWTGTLRVFHNGGCKRWYFTFNGAECSAPLPIDGVVYVRSTTVNPHRVRHIEGYCNNIHKGKVRVGFWVGKCNGYNGNYDAYTGWRSVSRIFVEEVPKAQS; this is encoded by the exons ATGCTGTTCATCTTATTGCAGGAAATTATCGAAACTCCCATCAAAATGGCTACTTCGCAGTTTAAGGCTTCGCTAATTCTGGTAGCGTTTTTTGGGATATTATTCTTGGCTTGTGCTACAAGTGGCAACAAAACCAAACAGTCCTCGTGCAACATG GCCTCTCCCGTCTACTATGCTGGGATTCCCGGCATGCATGGCAAACCTGGTTCCCCTGGGTTACCAGGCCGCGACGGACGAGATGGCCGTGATGGAGCCAAAGGTGACCAAGGTATCCCAGGGAAGACTGGACCCCAGGGGCCTCCGGGACCTAGCGGAAAACCGGGTGCCAACGGAAATGATGGCGCTAAAGGAGAACGCGGAGCCCAAGGACCCCCAGGACAAAAGGGGGAACGCGGGGAGAGTGGATTAAGTGGAACCCCTGGGAATCCAGGTCTAATGGCTTTTAAAAACTGGAAGGAATGCGTTTGGAAAAACATCGAAGATGACAAAGATCAAGGGCTAATCAAG GAATGTGTGTTCAGCAAAAACTTCTCTGACACAGCTCTTCATGTATACTGGACTGGTACACTTAGAGTCTTTCATAATGGTGGCTGTAAACGCTGGTACTTTACTTTCAACGGAGCAGAATGTTCCGCTCCCCTACCCATTGATGGTGTTGTGTACGTCCGCAGCACAACTGTAAACCCTCATCGAGTCCGCCACATTGAAGGCTACTGTAATAACATCCACAAAGGAAAAGTGCGAGTGGGTTTCTGGGTTGGTAAATGCAATGGGTACAATGGAAACTATGACGCCTACACTGGGTGGAGATCTGTGTCCCGCATCTTCGTAGAGGAGGTTCCCAAAGCTCAGTCTTAG